From the genome of Pueribacillus theae, one region includes:
- a CDS encoding cytochrome P450, giving the protein MLDAENQAFIHDPYPFYRKLQEQSRLYFQPSHEETVPDRWFLSHYDDVVHVLKDKRFGRENEANVSSGYTALEAVNRGVMLHRDPPDHTRLRSLVSKAFTPAMVAQLRPNIEQICDELLDVMEEKQDVDLIADLAMPLPVMVISDMLGVPKEDRVLIKNWSHVLAGTLEPGITPANETDGMKAGMEFIQYLQDIFEQRNKHPKDDLITSLLQVEEAGETLSRSELYATCILLLAAGHETTTNLIGNGLFTLWKHQDELSKLRADPELTPSAVEEILRYEPPIQRTGRFAQQDVELYGKQIKKGQLVVTLLAAANRDPKQFTDPERFDISRQPNRQIGFGMGIHYCLGAPLARLEGDIVFRKLLSRFSSLDINVSNPEWNRMVIFRGLKKLPGTVC; this is encoded by the coding sequence ATGCTCGATGCGGAAAATCAAGCATTCATTCATGACCCCTATCCATTTTACCGCAAGTTGCAGGAACAAAGCCGACTCTATTTTCAGCCTAGTCATGAGGAGACCGTACCGGATCGGTGGTTTCTTAGCCATTATGATGATGTCGTCCACGTCCTGAAAGATAAACGCTTTGGCCGTGAAAATGAAGCGAATGTTTCGAGCGGATACACGGCACTTGAAGCAGTGAACCGGGGTGTCATGCTCCATCGTGATCCCCCGGATCATACTCGGCTGCGTTCGCTAGTGAGTAAAGCGTTTACTCCAGCAATGGTAGCCCAGTTGCGCCCGAATATTGAACAGATTTGCGACGAGTTGCTTGATGTCATGGAAGAGAAACAGGACGTTGATCTTATTGCTGACTTAGCTATGCCGCTTCCAGTGATGGTTATATCTGACATGCTAGGGGTTCCGAAAGAAGATCGAGTTCTTATTAAGAACTGGTCCCATGTATTGGCTGGAACGTTGGAACCAGGAATTACACCGGCGAACGAAACAGATGGAATGAAAGCGGGAATGGAGTTTATTCAATATTTGCAGGATATTTTTGAACAACGTAATAAACATCCGAAAGATGATTTGATCACTTCCCTTTTGCAAGTCGAAGAAGCGGGTGAAACATTATCAAGAAGCGAGCTTTATGCAACGTGTATTCTATTGCTGGCAGCCGGGCATGAAACAACGACGAATTTAATTGGAAATGGCCTTTTCACTCTTTGGAAACATCAAGATGAGCTTTCAAAACTGCGTGCGGATCCTGAGCTTACACCAAGTGCTGTTGAGGAAATTTTGCGTTACGAACCGCCCATTCAAAGAACGGGACGATTCGCGCAACAGGATGTCGAACTTTATGGCAAACAAATAAAAAAAGGCCAGCTAGTTGTAACATTGCTCGCTGCCGCAAACCGCGATCCGAAACAATTCACAGATCCGGAGCGGTTTGACATTAGCCGTCAGCCGAATCGCCAAATTGGTTTTGGGATGGGCATTCACTATTGTTTAGGTGCACCGCTCGCCCGCCTTGAAGGTGATATCGTTTTCCGCAAACTTTTATCCCGTTTTTCCAGCTTAGATATTAATGTTTCAAATCCGGAATGGAATCGCATGGTCATTTTCCGCGGGTTAAAAAAATTGCCTGGGACCGTATGTTAA
- a CDS encoding R2-like ligand-binding oxidase, with protein MKKREDIRMAHETFQTVEGQINWDAPMYKLYEKAKRQGNWNPADIDFSQDKEDFQKLKTEERMTALPLVAAFSAGEEAVTIDILPMMQAMARQGRLEDTMFLTTFVHDEVKHTEMFSRWQEAVGIGDMNLSVFHNDSYKRIFYEALPESMERLNTDDSPKAVIRAATVYNMIVEGVLAESGYYTFRQIFKKAGLLPGILKGIDYLNMDEGRHLQFGTYTIQRLVAGNEENFKIFHDYMDELWVHAYDFIEYLISLAEQQRQIITYDPVLEINSTILKEYALKQFNIRKSKIERARKFNNADELEKAAASVQE; from the coding sequence TTGAAAAAAAGGGAGGATATAAGGATGGCTCATGAAACGTTCCAAACGGTAGAAGGCCAAATCAATTGGGATGCCCCGATGTATAAATTATATGAAAAAGCAAAAAGGCAAGGGAACTGGAATCCGGCAGATATCGACTTTAGCCAAGATAAGGAAGATTTTCAAAAGCTAAAAACGGAAGAACGAATGACTGCATTGCCGCTTGTTGCAGCGTTTTCTGCCGGTGAGGAAGCGGTTACAATTGACATTTTGCCCATGATGCAAGCGATGGCGCGCCAAGGGCGCTTAGAAGATACGATGTTTTTGACAACGTTTGTCCACGATGAGGTGAAACATACAGAAATGTTTTCTCGCTGGCAAGAAGCGGTAGGCATTGGCGACATGAATCTCTCTGTTTTCCACAATGACAGTTATAAGCGTATTTTCTATGAAGCTTTGCCAGAGTCAATGGAGCGGTTAAATACGGACGACTCTCCGAAGGCAGTAATCCGTGCGGCTACAGTGTATAACATGATTGTTGAGGGCGTGCTCGCCGAATCAGGATATTATACGTTTCGCCAAATTTTTAAAAAGGCCGGCTTGCTTCCTGGAATTTTAAAAGGAATTGATTATTTGAACATGGATGAAGGGCGTCATCTTCAATTCGGCACGTATACGATTCAACGGCTCGTCGCTGGCAACGAAGAGAATTTTAAAATATTTCATGATTATATGGATGAACTATGGGTACACGCTTATGACTTTATAGAGTATTTAATCTCGTTGGCGGAACAACAGAGGCAAATCATTACCTACGATCCAGTACTTGAAATTAATTCTACGATACTAAAGGAATATGCATTAAAACAATTTAACATTCGAAAAAGCAAAATAGAGCGGGCTAGAAAGTTTAACAATGCTGATGAACTTGAGAAAGCGGCGGCGAGTGTTCAAGAATAA
- a CDS encoding SCP2 sterol-binding domain-containing protein translates to MAGNTKPSSKAVFQMIDAALKMDPSKSEGSEGVYQFNLTGDDGGTYQMIIDENGGKAIEGTEKEPDCTLEISADDYKNMVAGTLNPTEAFMSGQLKIDGDIGLALKLQNILNSFTA, encoded by the coding sequence ATGGCAGGCAATACAAAGCCAAGTTCAAAAGCAGTTTTTCAAATGATTGATGCTGCATTAAAAATGGATCCGTCAAAATCTGAAGGTTCGGAAGGAGTCTACCAGTTTAACTTGACAGGCGATGACGGGGGAACCTATCAAATGATTATTGATGAAAATGGCGGCAAGGCGATTGAAGGTACGGAAAAGGAACCAGACTGTACGCTTGAAATCAGTGCAGATGACTACAAAAATATGGTCGCTGGCACGTTAAACCCAACAGAAGCATTTATGAGTGGCCAATTGAAAATTGATGGTGACATAGGTCTTGCGCTTAAATTGCAAAACATTCTTAATTCTTTTACAGCTTAA
- a CDS encoding thiolase family protein encodes MADVVIVDAVRTAVGRRKGALAKTHPVDILVPVLQELVKRNGMEASDVEDVVVGCVTMTGEQGGNIGRQAVLAAGFPVEVPSYSLNRMCGSSQQAIHTAAQAILAGDIDIAIACGVENMTRAPMGSDMGRFSRHLTSQYNIVPQGISAEMIAKKWSLTREELDEFALESHQKAAAATDKGDFKREIIPIEVKGEEGTFSFEQDEGIRRDTSIEKLAGLTPSFQPKDGVVTAGNSSQVSDGAAGLLLMSADKAENLGLKPRARIVARVAVGEDPIIMLTGIIPATRKVLEKAGLRLDQMDVIEVNEAFASVVKAWEREFEPDMSKVNPRGGAIAIGHPLGGSGARIQTTLLHQLEDMDGKYGLQVMCIGFGMATATIIERL; translated from the coding sequence ATGGCAGATGTCGTAATTGTAGATGCTGTTCGAACTGCTGTTGGCCGAAGAAAAGGCGCATTAGCAAAAACGCATCCAGTTGATATACTCGTTCCCGTTCTTCAGGAACTTGTAAAGCGAAATGGAATGGAAGCAAGTGATGTAGAAGATGTCGTTGTCGGGTGTGTCACGATGACGGGGGAGCAAGGGGGTAACATCGGCCGCCAGGCTGTTTTAGCAGCAGGATTTCCGGTGGAAGTGCCTTCCTATTCATTGAATCGAATGTGCGGATCGAGCCAACAAGCGATTCATACAGCCGCTCAGGCCATTCTTGCAGGCGATATTGATATCGCCATTGCATGTGGCGTAGAGAATATGACGAGAGCGCCGATGGGAAGTGATATGGGCAGGTTCAGCAGACATTTAACGAGCCAGTATAACATTGTTCCCCAAGGGATCTCGGCTGAAATGATCGCTAAAAAATGGAGCTTGACACGTGAAGAATTGGATGAGTTTGCGCTTGAAAGCCATCAAAAAGCTGCAGCAGCGACTGATAAAGGGGATTTCAAACGAGAAATTATCCCAATTGAAGTGAAAGGCGAGGAAGGAACATTTTCCTTTGAACAAGATGAAGGGATCCGAAGAGATACTTCAATCGAAAAATTGGCCGGACTTACGCCTTCTTTCCAACCGAAAGACGGTGTCGTGACTGCAGGAAATTCGAGTCAAGTGAGCGACGGAGCTGCTGGTTTGCTGCTTATGTCAGCAGACAAAGCAGAGAATCTCGGATTAAAGCCGCGTGCTAGAATCGTGGCGCGTGTTGCTGTCGGTGAAGATCCGATTATTATGTTAACAGGGATTATTCCTGCAACGCGCAAAGTGCTGGAAAAAGCGGGCCTTCGCTTGGATCAAATGGATGTCATCGAAGTAAACGAAGCGTTTGCCTCTGTTGTCAAAGCTTGGGAACGTGAATTCGAGCCAGATATGAGCAAAGTGAATCCGCGCGGAGGTGCGATTGCAATTGGCCATCCACTAGGTGGAAGCGGGGCACGTATCCAGACAACATTGCTTCACCAATTGGAAGACATGGATGGAAAATACGGGCTGCAGGTCATGTGCATAGGGTTCGGCATGGCAACTGCAACGATTATCGAAAGATTATGA
- a CDS encoding SDR family NAD(P)-dependent oxidoreductase, producing MSSWSNLLEGKVAVVTGASRGLGRADALALAEAGADVVITDILIESDEESRNEAQKYGPLSQVLQSTKVVYAEKTAKEIQDMGRRSFAIKMDVTNREQVKDVFARIKEEFGSIDILVNNAGTLDHVSQIEKQNDDFWDRDMKVNLTGAYNCTKAVWPYMKEQEWGRIINMSSVAGTLGGFGQASYSVTKGGLLSFSKSMALEGARYGITVNAIVPGVIATEAFKMGNPKMNERMIQRTAFKRPGEPEDIANAITFLCSDKAKYITGIGLNVSGGIELFTF from the coding sequence TTGTCTTCTTGGTCAAATTTATTGGAAGGAAAGGTGGCGGTCGTTACTGGCGCTTCACGGGGGCTTGGCCGCGCCGACGCTCTTGCACTGGCAGAAGCAGGTGCAGATGTTGTGATTACAGATATTTTGATTGAATCTGATGAAGAGAGTCGCAATGAAGCTCAAAAGTATGGGCCGTTATCTCAAGTGTTGCAAAGTACGAAAGTCGTCTATGCAGAAAAAACGGCAAAAGAAATTCAAGATATGGGGCGCCGCTCCTTCGCTATAAAAATGGATGTCACGAATCGCGAACAAGTGAAGGATGTTTTTGCCAGGATTAAAGAGGAGTTTGGTTCGATTGATATCCTTGTGAACAACGCCGGTACACTTGACCATGTGTCACAAATTGAAAAGCAAAATGACGATTTCTGGGATCGGGACATGAAGGTGAACTTAACAGGAGCTTACAACTGTACAAAAGCCGTTTGGCCATATATGAAGGAACAAGAATGGGGACGAATTATTAATATGTCTTCTGTTGCCGGGACACTTGGCGGGTTCGGCCAGGCAAGCTACTCTGTTACAAAAGGGGGGCTCCTAAGCTTTTCAAAAAGTATGGCACTGGAAGGTGCAAGATATGGGATTACAGTAAATGCGATTGTTCCAGGTGTCATTGCGACAGAGGCCTTTAAAATGGGAAATCCGAAAATGAACGAACGGATGATTCAGAGAACAGCTTTTAAACGCCCTGGAGAGCCTGAGGATATTGCCAATGCGATTACTTTCCTTTGTTCAGACAAAGCAAAATACATTACAGGAATTGGACTTAATGTCTCAGGTGGCATCGAACTGTTTACGTTTTAG
- a CDS encoding enoyl-CoA hydratase/isomerase family protein — MSYQTITIDRREKGIAWIIIDNPPANAISDTLMSDLERAADELESDKAVRVVVITSAHEKTFVAGADLKGMIQGGSKYAGQKNGIAAQCGRMQHCFDRFAKMEKPVIAAINGHALGGGCELALACDFRIMSKGKIGLTEVSLGIIPGAGGTQRMTRLLGRAKATELIFTSSRLTPEEALQIGLVNKVTEPEMLVEETTEFAEQLAEGAVKAMGLAKRAIHAAEGLIDEGFDVEATAFAQTFNTGEPGVGLAAFFQKKKPQFLR; from the coding sequence TTGTCATACCAAACCATTACTATTGACCGAAGAGAGAAGGGAATTGCTTGGATCATCATTGACAATCCCCCCGCGAATGCGATTAGTGATACGCTCATGAGCGATCTTGAGCGTGCGGCGGACGAACTTGAATCTGATAAGGCGGTACGCGTCGTGGTTATTACTTCCGCTCACGAAAAGACTTTCGTAGCTGGCGCAGATTTAAAAGGCATGATTCAGGGTGGAAGCAAATACGCCGGCCAAAAGAACGGAATTGCGGCGCAATGCGGTCGGATGCAGCATTGCTTTGACCGTTTTGCGAAAATGGAGAAACCAGTCATTGCTGCGATTAATGGGCATGCGCTAGGTGGAGGATGTGAACTTGCGTTAGCTTGCGATTTTCGAATCATGTCCAAAGGAAAAATCGGTCTGACCGAAGTGTCTCTCGGAATCATTCCAGGTGCTGGTGGTACACAGCGGATGACACGGTTGTTGGGGCGTGCAAAAGCAACCGAACTTATTTTTACGTCTAGCCGCTTAACACCCGAAGAAGCATTGCAAATCGGCCTTGTTAACAAAGTGACAGAACCAGAGATGCTTGTTGAAGAGACGACAGAATTTGCCGAGCAACTAGCCGAAGGTGCAGTGAAAGCAATGGGATTGGCGAAGCGTGCAATTCATGCTGCGGAAGGTTTAATCGACGAAGGGTTTGATGTGGAAGCAACTGCTTTTGCCCAGACATTTAATACAGGGGAACCTGGAGTAGGGTTGGCAGCATTTTTCCAAAAGAAAAAACCGCAATTTTTACGTTAG
- a CDS encoding acyl-CoA dehydrogenase family protein: MISFELSPQQKQIKNLVHWFAKNEIRPIAMEADRLGKVPDEWLDKVNKMGIHLNTSTFSGGSKKSKDDAKKSAKSEKEGNRMAVIATEEMAWGCPAIALSLPGAGLGGPPVQSSGTPEQKERFLSIFTKDKPRWGAYALTEPEAGSDASGIRTTAQKVDGGYVLNGQKIFITNGGRASWVVVFATVDRHLGRAGQRAFVVEKGTPGFSCTRLAEKMGLRANETAELLFEDCFVPQENLLGGEELYSASDNKPSGFQVAMKTFDSTRPIVAAMAIGIARAAYEYTVDLVKKEYPKQGRLYHEAAEILAEAEQDIYAARLLTWEAAWKADVGQANAKEAAICKAVAGKMALDVCSKCLELLGPIGLDGHLVEKLYRDVKVFDIFEGTNQVQHLVTARRLYAPHEVYV, encoded by the coding sequence ATGATTTCTTTTGAACTATCACCACAGCAGAAGCAAATAAAAAATTTGGTTCATTGGTTTGCAAAAAATGAAATTCGCCCCATTGCGATGGAAGCCGATCGGCTTGGAAAAGTTCCTGATGAATGGCTTGATAAAGTGAATAAAATGGGCATTCACCTAAATACTTCTACTTTTAGCGGTGGAAGCAAAAAATCAAAAGATGATGCGAAGAAGAGTGCCAAATCGGAAAAAGAAGGAAATCGGATGGCTGTCATTGCGACGGAGGAAATGGCTTGGGGTTGCCCCGCGATTGCTTTGTCTCTTCCTGGCGCGGGACTTGGAGGGCCTCCTGTTCAAAGCAGCGGCACACCTGAACAAAAAGAGCGCTTTCTATCCATTTTTACAAAAGATAAACCGCGTTGGGGGGCTTATGCTTTAACAGAGCCAGAAGCAGGCTCAGATGCTTCCGGAATTCGGACAACAGCCCAAAAAGTTGATGGTGGCTATGTGTTGAACGGACAGAAAATTTTTATTACAAACGGAGGCCGTGCATCTTGGGTCGTAGTATTTGCCACAGTCGATCGCCATTTAGGCCGAGCTGGGCAGCGCGCCTTTGTTGTTGAAAAAGGGACACCCGGATTCAGCTGTACACGTCTCGCTGAAAAGATGGGATTGCGTGCGAACGAGACGGCGGAACTATTGTTTGAAGATTGCTTCGTACCTCAAGAAAACCTTCTTGGCGGCGAAGAGCTTTACAGTGCGAGCGATAACAAACCATCAGGATTTCAGGTGGCGATGAAAACGTTTGACAGCACCCGTCCGATTGTAGCTGCCATGGCCATTGGAATCGCACGCGCAGCCTATGAATATACCGTTGATTTAGTAAAGAAAGAATACCCTAAACAAGGTCGTCTTTACCATGAAGCAGCAGAAATTTTAGCGGAGGCTGAGCAAGATATTTATGCGGCACGTCTCTTAACATGGGAAGCTGCCTGGAAAGCGGATGTTGGCCAAGCGAATGCGAAGGAAGCTGCAATATGTAAAGCGGTTGCAGGAAAAATGGCGCTGGATGTTTGCTCGAAATGTCTTGAATTGCTTGGCCCTATTGGACTTGACGGGCACCTCGTTGAAAAGCTTTATCGTGATGTAAAAGTATTCGATATTTTCGAAGGTACGAATCAAGTTCAACATCTTGTAACGGCAAGACGTCTTTATGCTCCGCATGAGGTTTATGTGTAA